One Ignavibacterium sp. DNA segment encodes these proteins:
- a CDS encoding DUF6580 family putative transport protein, with the protein MFSSLIKPRFLVITVMIILAALVRFIPHPPNFAPIAALALFGGKYYADKKLAFVVPVFVMIITDAVIGFHYLIPAVYISFLLIVGIGIMLRKSNKVSWLIAGSIAASTLFFILTNFFEWYAGILYPHTFSGLITCYVAAIPFFFNTLIADMFFVIAMSMTFEFLTKKYQVLAKV; encoded by the coding sequence ATGTTTTCGAGTTTGATTAAACCGAGATTTCTGGTTATTACAGTTATGATAATACTTGCCGCACTTGTCAGATTTATTCCGCATCCTCCAAACTTTGCACCTATTGCCGCATTAGCATTATTCGGAGGGAAATATTATGCTGATAAAAAGCTGGCTTTTGTTGTTCCGGTTTTTGTGATGATTATTACTGATGCTGTAATAGGTTTTCATTATTTAATTCCCGCAGTTTATATAAGTTTCCTGCTTATAGTGGGTATCGGAATAATGCTTCGGAAGTCAAACAAAGTATCATGGTTAATTGCAGGGTCAATTGCTGCCTCAACTTTGTTTTTTATTCTTACTAACTTTTTTGAGTGGTATGCAGGCATATTATACCCGCATACTTTTAGCGGATTGATTACTTGTTATGTAGCTGCAATTCCATTTTTCTTTAATACTTTAATTGCAGATATGTTCTTTGTTATTGCAATGTCTATGACATTTGAATTTTTGACAAAAAAATATCAGGTATTAGCAAAAGTTTAA
- a CDS encoding BMC domain-containing protein — protein MKASIGLVELSSIAKGIEVSDAMLKRAQVKMIINRTICPGKYMVLIGGDVDAVNASVETGVELAQEEIVDHFVIPNVHPSIFPAINGINAIEELDALGVIESFSVASIIECADAAVKAAPVSLITVYLAMAIGGKAYVMLTGDVGSVKAAVDAGVNVIKEKGLLVNKVVIPSPRKEILKQWI, from the coding sequence ATGAAAGCTTCAATTGGATTAGTTGAATTATCAAGTATAGCAAAAGGAATCGAAGTATCAGATGCAATGTTGAAAAGAGCTCAGGTTAAGATGATAATTAACCGAACTATTTGCCCTGGTAAATATATGGTGTTAATAGGAGGGGATGTTGATGCTGTTAATGCAAGTGTTGAAACTGGTGTTGAGTTAGCACAGGAAGAGATTGTTGATCATTTTGTAATTCCAAATGTTCATCCATCAATTTTTCCAGCTATCAATGGAATAAACGCAATTGAAGAGTTAGATGCGTTAGGAGTTATAGAATCATTTTCAGTTGCTTCGATTATAGAATGTGCTGATGCAGCAGTTAAAGCAGCACCGGTCAGTTTAATTACTGTTTATCTTGCAATGGCTATAGGAGGGAAAGCTTATGTGATGTTAACCGGTGATGTTGGCTCTGTTAAAGCCGCAGTTGATGCTGGTGTAAATGTAATTAAAGAAAAGGGACTTCTTGTTAACAAAGTTGTTATTCCTTCTCCAAGGAAAGAAATTCTTAAACAATGGATTTAA
- a CDS encoding 4Fe-4S dicluster domain-containing protein, whose translation MNREELLNKIKQAGVVGAGGGGFPAFKKLDANVEHIIANGVECEPLLYKDREVMLQEADKLIAGLIIAKSITGAAKATIAIKRKNSDLINILKPSADKYDIDLFIMENVYPAGDEYILVYDVTGKRIPPLGIPLQVGCVVENVESIINITNAVNDIPVTEKYLTIAGAVNNPVTIKVPIGTSYEKCLEFAGGAAVERFSILTGGVMMGSVVNDLSLSVSKTLSGLIVLPEDHSIVVRKTTPAKVYNNIGHSACDQCSICTQLCPRYILGYPIQPHLVMRSLQMTGDEKDILSNWAQNCCECNVCSLFACPEKLDPKNICTDTKKRLRKENKGFSKTELEVLFNDVHPIRDGREIPISFLYKRLGIKKYDRKADFVKTAPVNSVKIELKNTFGGDAVPCVNPGDVVTKGQMIGKVNGNALATPFHSSIDGRVKEIVNNCVIITSNNS comes from the coding sequence ATGAACAGAGAAGAGTTATTAAATAAAATAAAACAAGCCGGAGTTGTTGGAGCTGGCGGCGGAGGATTTCCAGCTTTTAAAAAGCTTGATGCAAATGTTGAACATATAATTGCAAATGGTGTGGAATGTGAACCACTGCTTTATAAAGACAGAGAAGTAATGCTGCAGGAGGCTGATAAACTGATTGCCGGATTGATAATTGCAAAAAGTATAACTGGTGCAGCAAAAGCTACTATTGCTATCAAAAGAAAAAACTCTGATTTGATTAATATTCTTAAACCATCAGCAGATAAATATGATATTGATTTATTTATTATGGAAAATGTTTATCCTGCAGGTGATGAATATATATTGGTATATGATGTAACCGGTAAAAGAATTCCGCCGCTTGGCATTCCGTTACAGGTTGGCTGTGTAGTTGAAAATGTTGAATCAATAATTAATATAACCAATGCGGTAAATGATATTCCGGTTACTGAAAAGTATCTGACCATTGCTGGTGCAGTTAATAATCCTGTTACAATAAAAGTTCCCATAGGAACAAGTTATGAAAAATGTTTGGAATTTGCCGGCGGTGCTGCAGTTGAAAGGTTTTCTATTTTAACCGGCGGTGTTATGATGGGCAGCGTTGTGAATGACTTATCTCTATCAGTATCAAAGACATTAAGCGGACTTATAGTTCTTCCCGAAGATCATAGTATAGTTGTAAGAAAAACCACTCCGGCTAAAGTATATAATAACATAGGTCATAGCGCCTGCGATCAATGCAGTATTTGTACTCAACTTTGTCCGCGCTACATTTTAGGTTATCCAATACAGCCTCATTTAGTAATGAGAAGCTTGCAAATGACTGGCGATGAAAAAGATATATTAAGTAATTGGGCTCAAAATTGCTGTGAGTGTAATGTATGTTCACTTTTTGCCTGCCCTGAAAAACTTGATCCAAAAAACATTTGTACCGATACTAAAAAGAGACTGAGAAAAGAAAATAAGGGATTTTCAAAAACTGAACTTGAAGTTTTATTCAATGATGTACATCCGATTAGAGATGGAAGAGAAATTCCTATTAGTTTCTTGTATAAAAGATTAGGGATAAAAAAATATGACCGCAAAGCTGATTTCGTAAAAACAGCACCTGTAAACAGCGTAAAAATAGAATTGAAAAATACATTTGGCGGAGATGCAGTTCCTTGTGTTAATCCTGGTGATGTTGTTACAAAAGGACAGATGATTGGTAAAGTAAATGGAAATGCTTTAGCTACTCCTTTTCATTCAAGCATTGATGGCAGAGTGAAGGAGATAGTAAATAACTGTGTTATTATAACTTCAAATAATTCTTAA
- the eutJ gene encoding ethanolamine utilization protein EutJ yields the protein MERANGKFEFVNSQIRRIEEIVNDESKVKFNSTFRAGVDLGTSDVVVVVLDENNNVAAAFLEWADVVKDGIVLDYWKAINIVSRLIKKAENKLGVEIKSVNTSYPPGTDPYISVNVIKGAGLEVSEIVDEPSSFAKLINLESGAVIDIGGGTTGISIVKDKEIIYSGDEPTGGVHLTLTIAGNQKVSFDDAEIMKRKDFNGKLKPIILPVFEKMTDIVKNHISDYKVNDIFLTGGTCCYPGIDEVFKNAFPDKNIYLPSNPLYSTPLAITSYRKN from the coding sequence ATGGAGAGAGCCAACGGAAAATTTGAATTTGTTAATTCACAAATCAGAAGAATTGAAGAAATTGTAAATGATGAGTCTAAAGTAAAGTTCAATTCTACTTTCAGAGCTGGAGTTGATCTTGGAACGTCTGATGTTGTAGTTGTTGTTCTGGATGAAAATAATAATGTTGCCGCTGCATTTCTTGAATGGGCTGATGTAGTTAAAGATGGGATTGTTCTTGACTATTGGAAAGCGATAAATATTGTATCAAGGCTGATTAAAAAAGCTGAGAACAAATTAGGTGTTGAGATCAAATCAGTGAATACATCTTATCCGCCCGGAACAGACCCGTATATTTCTGTTAATGTTATTAAAGGTGCCGGATTAGAGGTAAGCGAGATTGTTGATGAACCTTCAAGTTTTGCAAAGTTGATTAATCTGGAAAGCGGGGCAGTAATTGATATTGGCGGAGGTACGACAGGTATTTCTATTGTAAAGGATAAGGAAATTATTTACTCTGGTGATGAACCAACAGGCGGGGTTCATCTTACTTTAACAATTGCCGGTAATCAAAAAGTATCTTTTGATGATGCTGAAATCATGAAGAGAAAAGATTTTAATGGCAAACTAAAGCCAATAATACTGCCTGTATTTGAAAAGATGACTGACATAGTTAAAAATCATATTTCTGATTACAAAGTGAATGATATATTTTTAACCGGCGGAACTTGTTGTTATCCCGGAATTGATGAAGTTTTTAAAAATGCTTTCCCTGATAAAAATATATATTTACCTAGCAATCCTCTTTATTCAACCCCATTAGCAATAACATCATATAGAAAAAATTAG
- a CDS encoding aldehyde dehydrogenase EutE — protein sequence MELTKQDVNLIVEGVLRRLKESPGYDKKGKLPIGIFETLEEAFYEASNAQKKIRNLELRHKIIKTIREASIKHSQELAEIAVRETGMGRVSDKISKNLLVANQTPGPEILEPQALSGDRGLTLVENAPWGVIASVTPSTNPTATIINNSISMISAGNSIIFSPHPAAKAASQRTIAILNEAVINAGGPANLMVTVAEPSIEVANNLFQYQGINLLVITGGEAVISAAKKVTDKRLIAAGAGNPPVVIDDSADIAKAAKSVVFGASFDNNIICVDEKEIVIVDSVADEFKREMKKHNAVEISLAQAYELAKLMFKNYPSNDLVLNRKFVGKDAKILADAIGVNVPEDTKLLFVETDKDHPFPQTEMMMPVIAMIRARNADEAIDIGIELEHGLKHTAAMHSRNIDNLHRMASEINTSLFVKNGPCLAGLGVGGEGWTSMTISTPTGEGVTNAKTFVRLRRCTLVDHFRIV from the coding sequence ATGGAACTTACTAAGCAAGATGTAAACCTTATTGTTGAAGGTGTACTTCGAAGATTAAAAGAATCACCTGGTTATGATAAAAAAGGAAAACTGCCGATAGGAATTTTTGAAACTCTTGAAGAAGCGTTTTACGAAGCAAGTAATGCTCAAAAGAAAATCAGGAACCTGGAGTTGCGCCATAAAATTATCAAGACAATTAGAGAAGCGTCTATAAAACACTCGCAAGAACTAGCTGAAATAGCAGTAAGAGAAACCGGAATGGGTAGAGTGTCTGATAAAATAAGTAAAAATCTACTTGTGGCAAATCAAACTCCGGGTCCTGAGATTTTAGAACCTCAGGCACTATCAGGAGATCGCGGATTAACATTAGTTGAAAATGCACCCTGGGGCGTTATTGCTTCAGTTACTCCTTCAACCAACCCAACTGCTACAATTATTAACAATAGTATAAGTATGATATCTGCTGGTAATTCAATAATATTTTCTCCGCATCCGGCAGCTAAAGCGGCTTCACAGCGAACTATTGCAATACTTAACGAAGCTGTCATAAATGCGGGCGGACCAGCAAATCTGATGGTTACTGTTGCCGAGCCAAGTATTGAAGTTGCAAATAATCTGTTCCAGTATCAGGGAATAAATTTACTTGTCATTACAGGCGGCGAGGCAGTTATAAGTGCAGCAAAAAAAGTAACTGATAAAAGACTTATTGCAGCAGGAGCCGGTAATCCGCCAGTGGTGATTGATGATTCTGCAGATATTGCAAAAGCAGCTAAGTCAGTTGTGTTCGGAGCGTCATTCGATAACAATATTATTTGTGTTGATGAAAAAGAAATTGTAATAGTTGATTCTGTTGCTGATGAGTTTAAACGTGAAATGAAAAAACACAACGCTGTTGAAATCAGCCTTGCTCAGGCATATGAATTAGCAAAACTGATGTTCAAAAATTATCCATCAAATGATCTGGTATTGAACCGAAAATTTGTTGGGAAAGATGCTAAGATTCTTGCTGATGCAATTGGAGTTAATGTTCCTGAAGATACAAAATTGCTTTTTGTAGAAACTGATAAAGATCATCCTTTTCCGCAGACTGAAATGATGATGCCGGTGATTGCAATGATAAGAGCGCGTAATGCTGATGAAGCAATTGATATCGGGATTGAGCTTGAACATGGATTGAAACATACTGCAGCTATGCACTCAAGAAATATTGATAATCTTCATAGAATGGCAAGTGAAATCAATACAAGCCTGTTTGTAAAAAACGGACCTTGCCTTGCTGGGCTTGGTGTTGGTGGTGAAGGATGGACAAGTATGACGATCTCAACTCCGACTGGTGAAGGTGTAACAAATGCAAAAACTTTTGTGCGGTTAAGAAGATGCACTCTGGTTGATCATTTCAGAATTGTTTGA
- a CDS encoding EutN/CcmL family microcompartment protein, whose product MELAKVIGNVVATVKIENLGAGKLLLVKSIDENGIAVGNPQVALDTIGAGEEEIVLLVRGSSARVSLSNKSSVDLNVVGIVDNIRSNGKVVYIKNEPILKE is encoded by the coding sequence ATGGAATTAGCTAAAGTAATAGGAAATGTTGTTGCAACAGTTAAGATAGAAAATCTTGGAGCAGGAAAACTCTTGCTGGTAAAATCTATTGATGAAAACGGTATTGCAGTCGGAAATCCTCAGGTAGCACTTGATACAATTGGTGCCGGTGAAGAGGAGATTGTATTACTCGTCCGGGGAAGTTCAGCAAGAGTCTCTCTATCCAATAAATCATCTGTCGATTTAAATGTTGTAGGGATAGTTGATAATATCCGTTCAAACGGTAAGGTAGTGTATATTAAAAATGAACCTATTCTAAAGGAATAA
- the eutM gene encoding ethanolamine utilization microcompartment protein EutM — MEALGMIETKGLVGLIEASDAMVKAARVKLVGYQQIGGGFVTALVRGDVAACKAATDAGAAAAQRIGELVAVHVIPRPHGDLEDIFKISVKTPIE, encoded by the coding sequence ATGGAAGCTTTAGGAATGATAGAAACAAAAGGTCTTGTTGGTTTAATCGAAGCATCAGATGCAATGGTAAAAGCTGCAAGAGTTAAATTAGTCGGCTACCAACAGATTGGCGGCGGATTTGTTACAGCATTAGTAAGAGGTGATGTTGCCGCTTGTAAAGCTGCTACAGATGCAGGTGCAGCTGCTGCTCAAAGAATCGGAGAGCTTGTTGCTGTTCATGTAATACCAAGACCTCACGGAGATCTTGAAGATATTTTTAAAATATCTGTTAAAACTCCAATAGAATAA
- the eutM gene encoding ethanolamine utilization microcompartment protein EutM — protein MEALGMIETRGLVSLIEASDAMVKAARVKLVGWQKIGGGYVTALVRGDVAACKAATDAGAAAAQRIGELVAVHVIPRPHGDLEDVYSIKL, from the coding sequence ATGGAAGCATTAGGAATGATTGAAACCAGAGGATTGGTTTCGTTGATAGAAGCTTCTGATGCAATGGTAAAAGCCGCAAGAGTTAAACTTGTCGGATGGCAGAAAATAGGCGGTGGTTATGTTACAGCACTGGTAAGAGGTGATGTTGCCGCTTGTAAAGCTGCTACAGATGCAGGCGCGGCTGCTGCTCAAAGAATCGGAGAGCTTGTTGCTGTTCATGTAATACCAAGACCTCACGGAGATCTTGAAGACGTTTATTCAATTAAATTATAA